In Streptomyces sp. NBC_00569, a single genomic region encodes these proteins:
- a CDS encoding C40 family peptidase has product MGSHRRPAQSGLDRSARGSTVSLLSAVSAVSAVAATAAGLAAVPAGAAPQDRPSGTRAEVDRLFEQAEQATEAFNKADERADKLRDELADLQDSVARGQERINTMRGALGSLAGAQYRSGGIDPALALLLSSDPDGYLDKASVLDRITARQAGELTELQRAQRDLSQERAEATLKLVDLERSRKAVAGHKRTVEDKLAKARRLLDSLPASQREAYERASRGGVRDGVPDLSGAGVPSSGRAAAAVAAAMSAVGKPYVWGANGPSGFDCSGLMQWSYAQAGVGLPRTSQAQRYAGRQVPLSQARPGDLVAYRSDASHIGMYVGNGQVIHAPYPGAPVRYDPVGMMPVSSVTRV; this is encoded by the coding sequence GTGGGGTCTCATCGCCGTCCCGCACAGTCCGGCCTCGACCGGAGCGCGCGCGGCTCCACTGTCAGCCTCCTGTCGGCCGTGTCAGCCGTGTCCGCCGTGGCGGCCACCGCCGCCGGGCTCGCCGCCGTCCCCGCGGGCGCCGCGCCGCAGGACCGCCCGTCCGGCACCCGGGCCGAGGTCGACCGTCTCTTCGAGCAGGCCGAGCAGGCCACCGAGGCGTTCAACAAGGCCGACGAGCGCGCCGACAAGCTCCGCGACGAACTGGCGGACCTTCAAGACAGCGTCGCCCGCGGGCAGGAGCGGATCAACACCATGCGTGGCGCACTCGGTTCGCTCGCCGGCGCCCAGTACCGCTCGGGCGGCATCGACCCCGCTCTCGCCCTGCTCCTGTCGTCGGACCCCGACGGCTATCTCGACAAGGCGTCCGTCCTCGACCGCATCACCGCCCGCCAGGCCGGCGAACTCACCGAACTGCAGCGGGCGCAGCGCGACCTGTCCCAGGAACGCGCCGAGGCCACCCTCAAGCTCGTCGACCTGGAGCGCTCCCGCAAGGCCGTCGCCGGGCACAAGCGGACCGTCGAGGACAAGCTCGCCAAGGCCCGCCGTCTGCTCGACTCCCTGCCCGCCTCGCAGCGTGAGGCCTACGAGCGCGCCTCGCGCGGTGGCGTGCGCGACGGCGTCCCCGACCTGTCGGGCGCGGGCGTGCCGTCGTCCGGCAGGGCCGCCGCGGCGGTGGCGGCCGCCATGTCCGCGGTCGGCAAGCCGTACGTGTGGGGCGCCAACGGGCCCTCCGGATTCGACTGTTCGGGCCTCATGCAGTGGTCGTACGCGCAGGCGGGCGTGGGCCTGCCGCGGACCTCTCAGGCCCAGCGGTACGCGGGCCGGCAGGTGCCGCTGTCCCAGGCGCGGCCCGGCGATCTCGTCGCCTACCGATCGGACGCCAGCCACATCGGGATGTACGTGGGCAACGGCCAGGTCATCCACGCCCCCTACCCCGGCGCGCCCGTGCGCTACGACCCGGTGGGCATGATGCCCGTGTCGTCCGTGACCCGGGTCTGA
- a CDS encoding C40 family peptidase → MASHRRPKQPSRTRVTVLTATAAAAVALTSQAAQAAPKPSKSEVKAKVDKLYEEAEKATDKYNGAKEKQKKLEKEIGDLQDKVARGQEDLNELRSGLGSMASAQYRSGGIDPSVQLFLSADPDDFLDKASTLDQLSGQQVEGLKKIQEKQRSLAQERQEAADKLKDLADTRTELGKKKQQVQSKLSAAQKLLNTLTAAERQKMAADDARASRSAGARVDLGNEVPASKRGAAALSAAATQLGKPYVSGGTGPNSYDCSGLTQWSYGQAGVGITRTTYTQQNDGPKIGMSQLRPGDLVFFNNLAHVGLYAGNGQVLHAPHPGAVVRYESMSTVGSFQFGVRISG, encoded by the coding sequence GTGGCGTCCCACCGTCGACCCAAGCAGCCGAGCCGCACCCGTGTGACCGTGCTCACCGCAACCGCCGCCGCAGCCGTGGCCCTCACGTCGCAGGCGGCACAGGCCGCGCCGAAGCCGAGCAAGAGCGAGGTCAAGGCCAAGGTCGACAAGCTCTACGAAGAGGCGGAGAAGGCCACCGACAAGTACAACGGGGCCAAGGAGAAGCAGAAGAAGCTCGAGAAGGAGATCGGCGACCTCCAGGACAAGGTCGCCCGCGGCCAGGAGGACCTCAACGAGCTTCGCTCCGGCCTCGGTTCGATGGCCAGCGCGCAGTACCGCTCCGGCGGCATCGACCCCTCCGTCCAGCTCTTCCTCTCCGCCGACCCGGACGACTTCCTGGACAAGGCCTCCACGCTCGACCAGCTCAGCGGTCAGCAGGTCGAGGGCCTGAAGAAGATCCAGGAGAAGCAGCGTTCGCTGGCGCAGGAGCGCCAGGAGGCCGCCGACAAGCTCAAGGACCTCGCCGACACCCGCACGGAACTCGGCAAGAAGAAGCAGCAGGTCCAGAGCAAGCTCAGCGCCGCGCAGAAGCTCCTCAACACCCTCACCGCCGCCGAGCGCCAGAAGATGGCCGCCGACGACGCCCGCGCGAGCCGCTCCGCCGGCGCCCGCGTCGACCTCGGCAACGAGGTCCCGGCCTCCAAGCGCGGCGCCGCCGCCCTGAGCGCCGCCGCCACCCAGCTCGGCAAGCCGTACGTCTCCGGCGGCACGGGCCCCAACTCCTACGACTGCTCCGGGCTCACCCAGTGGTCGTACGGACAGGCCGGTGTGGGCATAACCCGGACCACGTACACGCAGCAGAACGACGGCCCGAAGATCGGCATGAGCCAGCTCAGGCCGGGTGACCTGGTCTTCTTCAACAACCTCGCGCACGTGGGCCTGTACGCCGGCAACGGCCAGGTGCTGCACGCCCCGCACCCCGGCGCCGTCGTCCGCTACGAGTCGATGAGCACCGTCGGTTCGTTCCAGTTCGGCGTCCGCATCTCCGGCTGA
- a CDS encoding Lrp/AsnC family transcriptional regulator, producing the protein MITAIVLIKTSVDRIPEIAESIAALDSVSEVFSVTGTYDLIAMVRVARHDDLADVIPGKISKIPGVEATDTHVAFRTYSQHDLEAAFAIGLDS; encoded by the coding sequence GTGATCACCGCGATCGTGCTCATCAAGACCAGCGTGGACCGGATCCCCGAGATCGCCGAGTCGATCGCCGCCCTCGACAGCGTCAGCGAGGTCTTCTCCGTGACCGGTACGTACGACCTGATCGCCATGGTGCGCGTCGCGCGCCACGACGACCTGGCGGACGTCATCCCCGGAAAGATCAGCAAGATCCCGGGCGTGGAGGCGACGGACACGCACGTCGCGTTCCGCACCTACTCGCAGCACGACCTGGAGGCGGCGTTCGCGATCGGGCTCGACTCCTGA
- a CDS encoding glycosyltransferase 87 family protein, translating into MMPRIPVPAVLVWAATRALLLLCVLKVITVPGPDVTSDVSVIYRNWYGVLRTGTFPLDDVTWQYPPAAAGAILSPALLPFLSYATAFFVLALLSDALTFGLLVHAGGRPGRSWRGAWVWVAGVPLLGPTAYARYDVMVTAVAGAALLAGARHPRVMGALTGLGALLKVWPLLLLLGTRRGRVTRVSWGSAALTAGALVVAFAGAMPGALDFVTSQRDRGTEVESLGALVFHVARQFGWPGSVGLNYGSMEFLGPYVDVVSVVAQVLTLLAFAWLLMWRLRARAWAPGTLADAAFVAVLLFTTTSRVISPQYMLWLTGLAAVSTVFSASRMTPPACLVVAASLVTFLEFPLGFGHVVYGDGLGLALILVRNGLLVSATLTAARRLWRQTVTEPRTREQAPPARAARDETLLTS; encoded by the coding sequence ATGATGCCGAGAATCCCGGTCCCCGCGGTGCTGGTGTGGGCCGCGACCAGGGCGCTGCTCCTCCTGTGCGTCCTGAAGGTGATCACGGTCCCGGGTCCCGACGTGACGAGCGACGTCTCCGTCATCTACCGCAACTGGTACGGGGTCCTGCGCACGGGCACGTTCCCGCTGGACGACGTCACGTGGCAGTACCCGCCCGCCGCCGCGGGCGCGATCCTCTCCCCCGCCCTCCTGCCGTTCCTGTCCTACGCCACCGCGTTCTTCGTGCTCGCTCTCCTCTCCGACGCGCTCACCTTCGGTCTCCTCGTGCACGCGGGCGGGCGGCCCGGCAGGTCGTGGCGCGGGGCGTGGGTGTGGGTCGCGGGCGTACCGCTGCTCGGTCCGACCGCGTACGCCCGTTACGACGTCATGGTCACGGCGGTCGCGGGGGCCGCGCTGCTGGCCGGGGCCCGGCATCCGCGCGTCATGGGGGCGCTCACGGGGCTCGGCGCGCTGCTGAAGGTGTGGCCCCTGCTCCTCCTCCTCGGGACCCGCCGCGGCCGTGTCACGCGGGTTTCCTGGGGCAGCGCGGCCCTCACCGCCGGCGCTCTGGTCGTCGCCTTCGCGGGGGCGATGCCGGGCGCACTCGACTTCGTCACCTCCCAGCGCGACCGCGGCACGGAGGTCGAGTCGCTCGGCGCGCTGGTGTTCCACGTGGCGCGGCAGTTCGGCTGGCCGGGTTCCGTCGGGCTGAACTACGGCTCGATGGAGTTCCTCGGCCCCTACGTGGACGTCGTGAGCGTGGTCGCGCAGGTGCTGACGCTGCTCGCGTTCGCCTGGCTCCTGATGTGGCGGCTGAGGGCGCGGGCCTGGGCGCCGGGGACGCTCGCGGACGCGGCGTTCGTCGCCGTGCTGCTGTTCACGACGACGAGCCGGGTGATCAGCCCGCAGTACATGCTGTGGCTGACCGGTCTGGCCGCGGTGTCGACCGTGTTCTCCGCGAGCCGGATGACGCCGCCGGCCTGCCTGGTCGTGGCGGCGTCCCTCGTGACGTTCCTGGAGTTCCCGCTCGGCTTCGGACACGTCGTGTACGGCGACGGACTCGGCCTCGCCCTGATCCTCGTACGCAACGGCCTGCTGGTCTCCGCCACCCTCACCGCCGCCCGGCGCCTGTGGCGGCAGACGGTCACCGAGCCGCGGACGCGCGAACAGGCGCCCCCTGCCCGGGCGGCCCGCGACGAGACCCTGCTCACGTCATGA
- a CDS encoding NYN domain-containing protein → MVESEGGEAGDGAAEVLDRPLPEGVRRRVVQIVSDGFGGLTVAELPPQLRQYARFTPTRRAKFAGNAMAAAVESDTLFRQRIGERLREAQPELAGALDAGAPPPAADPLDVAAAAYVLRPTGWVKLVAAAGEEAVRADAERADEEARAELERLRAEVEAAREQTRSETERLRTELESAKKEAESLHRKLRSALSDVKRGEAALRKVHGETEAVRAETHAQLSAADSETRRLKARLGETEAALEASRKAAREGRSVEDMRVRLLLDTVLESAQGLRRELALPPVSVRPAETVDAVEPGRMSPKDIAARALSEHDPAILDQLLALPQAHLVVDGYNVTKTGYPTMPLEKQRLRLLGSLSQLAAQTGAEVTCVFDGAELAAPVLLAPPRGVRVLFSKAGVTADELIRQLVRAEPSGRPVVVVSTDREVADGVAKSGARPVASVTLLKRLSRG, encoded by the coding sequence ATGGTGGAGAGCGAAGGCGGGGAGGCCGGGGACGGCGCCGCTGAGGTGCTCGACCGGCCGTTGCCCGAAGGTGTGCGGCGCCGGGTCGTGCAGATCGTCTCGGACGGCTTCGGCGGGCTGACGGTCGCCGAACTGCCGCCTCAGTTGCGGCAGTATGCGCGCTTCACCCCGACCCGGCGCGCCAAGTTCGCCGGCAATGCCATGGCCGCCGCCGTGGAGAGCGACACGCTCTTCCGCCAGCGCATCGGTGAACGCCTCAGGGAGGCTCAGCCGGAGCTCGCCGGCGCCCTGGACGCCGGGGCGCCGCCGCCCGCCGCCGACCCCCTCGACGTGGCCGCCGCGGCCTATGTGCTGCGGCCCACGGGCTGGGTGAAGCTCGTCGCGGCCGCCGGCGAGGAGGCCGTGCGGGCCGACGCCGAGCGCGCCGACGAGGAGGCGAGGGCCGAGCTGGAGCGGCTGCGCGCGGAGGTCGAGGCCGCCCGCGAGCAGACGAGGTCCGAGACCGAACGGCTGCGCACGGAGCTGGAGTCGGCGAAGAAGGAGGCCGAGTCCCTGCACCGCAAGCTGCGCAGCGCCCTCAGTGACGTCAAGCGCGGCGAGGCGGCCCTGCGCAAGGTCCACGGCGAGACCGAGGCCGTACGGGCCGAGACGCATGCGCAGCTGTCCGCCGCCGACAGCGAGACGCGGCGGCTCAAGGCCCGGCTCGGCGAGACGGAGGCGGCGCTGGAGGCCTCCCGCAAGGCGGCGCGCGAGGGCCGCAGCGTCGAGGACATGCGCGTACGGCTGCTGCTCGACACCGTCCTGGAGTCCGCCCAGGGGCTGCGCCGCGAGCTGGCGCTGCCGCCCGTGTCCGTGCGCCCCGCCGAGACCGTGGACGCCGTCGAACCCGGGCGGATGTCGCCCAAGGACATCGCGGCCCGCGCCCTGTCCGAGCACGACCCCGCCATCCTGGACCAGCTGCTCGCCCTGCCGCAGGCCCATCTCGTGGTCGACGGCTACAACGTCACCAAGACCGGCTATCCGACGATGCCGCTGGAGAAGCAGCGGCTGAGGCTGCTCGGCTCGCTCTCCCAGCTCGCCGCGCAGACCGGCGCCGAGGTCACCTGCGTCTTCGACGGCGCGGAACTCGCCGCGCCCGTGCTGCTCGCGCCGCCGCGCGGGGTGCGTGTGCTCTTCTCGAAGGCGGGTGTGACCGCCGACGAACTGATCCGCCAGCTGGTGCGCGCCGAACCCTCGGGACGGCCCGTGGTGGTCGTCTCCACGGACCGCGAGGTGGCCGACGGGGTCGCCAAGTCGGGTGCCCGTCCCGTCGCCTCCGTGACGCTCCTGAAGCGTCTCTCGCGCGGCTGA
- the trpD gene encoding anthranilate phosphoribosyltransferase, translating into MNAVTPAGGNTAAGRSWPQLLNGLLEGRDQSADETAWAMDRIMRGEATDVQIAGFAVAMRAKGETVEEILGLVRSMYEHANVIEVPGDTVDIVGTGGDGAKTVNISTMSAIVIAGTGAKVVKHGNRAASSASGASDVLEKLGVNLELTPKRVAEVAEEAGITFCFAVKFHPALRHVAAARGQLGIRTTFNFLGPLTNPAKVRAQAVGVADARMAPIVAGVFAERGHSSLVFRGDDGLDELTTTATSRIWVVRDGAVREEAFDPRDVGLELVPVSALRGADASYNAEVARRLLDGERGPVRDAVLLNSAAALVALTPGDGPLTDQIRAGMARAAESIDSGAAKRTLERWVAASNA; encoded by the coding sequence ATGAATGCTGTGACCCCCGCAGGAGGCAATACCGCGGCGGGCCGTTCCTGGCCCCAGCTGCTGAACGGCCTCCTCGAAGGGCGCGACCAGAGCGCCGACGAAACCGCCTGGGCCATGGACCGCATCATGCGGGGCGAGGCCACGGACGTACAGATCGCCGGGTTCGCGGTGGCCATGCGCGCCAAGGGTGAGACCGTCGAGGAGATCCTCGGCCTCGTACGGTCCATGTACGAGCACGCGAACGTGATCGAGGTCCCGGGCGACACGGTCGACATCGTCGGCACGGGTGGCGACGGCGCCAAGACGGTCAACATCTCCACGATGTCGGCCATCGTCATCGCGGGCACGGGCGCCAAGGTCGTCAAGCACGGCAACCGCGCCGCCTCGTCGGCGTCCGGCGCCTCGGACGTCCTGGAGAAGCTCGGCGTGAATCTGGAGCTGACCCCGAAGCGGGTGGCCGAGGTCGCGGAGGAGGCCGGGATCACGTTCTGCTTCGCCGTGAAGTTCCACCCGGCGCTGCGGCACGTGGCGGCGGCGCGCGGCCAGCTGGGCATCCGCACCACGTTCAACTTCCTCGGTCCGCTGACCAACCCGGCCAAGGTGCGGGCGCAGGCCGTCGGGGTCGCCGACGCGCGGATGGCGCCCATCGTGGCCGGTGTCTTCGCCGAGCGCGGCCACTCGTCGCTCGTCTTCCGCGGCGACGACGGTCTGGACGAGCTGACGACGACGGCGACCTCGCGGATCTGGGTGGTCCGGGACGGCGCCGTGCGCGAGGAGGCCTTCGACCCGCGGGACGTCGGCCTCGAGCTGGTGCCGGTGTCCGCGCTGCGGGGCGCCGACGCCTCGTACAACGCGGAGGTCGCCCGCCGCCTCCTGGACGGTGAGAGGGGCCCGGTACGGGACGCGGTCCTCCTCAACTCGGCGGCGGCCCTCGTCGCTCTCACGCCCGGCGACGGCCCGCTGACCGACCAGATCCGGGCCGGCATGGCCCGCGCCGCCGAGTCGATCGACTCGGGCGCCGCGAAGAGGACGCTGGAGCGCTGGGTGGCGGCCAGCAACGCGTGA
- a CDS encoding rhomboid family intramembrane serine protease, whose translation MIDNWGAAAGRTVRSTVRNQPAPVTYGLIVLCCAAFLLSPASGFNPVYGTGDRLLAAQSDYFARWGVIPAQLLTGSPRAALTTVTALFVHGSWLHLLGNMLFLYVFGAMVEERMGHFQFALFYLLSGCVALLGYAIAYAGSEQTLVGASGAISAVLGAFLYLFPGARVTSLFPFLFFLPLRFPAWVVLPFWVALQWAAAGQVSRGPGVAYLAHLVGFSVGFLYAWARYGGKGGVRGALLRKGGGRETGGLE comes from the coding sequence ATGATCGACAATTGGGGTGCGGCGGCGGGCAGAACGGTCAGGTCGACCGTCAGGAACCAGCCGGCACCGGTGACGTACGGGCTGATCGTGCTGTGCTGCGCGGCCTTCCTGCTGTCCCCGGCGTCCGGGTTCAACCCCGTCTACGGCACGGGCGACCGGTTGCTCGCCGCGCAGAGCGACTACTTCGCCCGCTGGGGCGTGATCCCCGCCCAGCTGCTCACCGGCTCCCCACGCGCCGCGCTCACCACCGTCACGGCCCTCTTCGTCCACGGCAGCTGGCTGCACCTGCTCGGCAACATGCTCTTCCTGTACGTCTTCGGCGCGATGGTCGAAGAACGTATGGGCCACTTCCAGTTCGCCCTCTTCTACCTGCTCTCCGGCTGCGTGGCGCTGCTCGGCTACGCGATCGCGTACGCGGGCTCCGAGCAGACCCTGGTGGGCGCCTCAGGGGCGATCTCCGCGGTGCTCGGGGCGTTCCTGTATCTCTTCCCCGGGGCGCGCGTGACGAGCCTGTTCCCGTTCCTGTTCTTCCTGCCGCTGCGCTTTCCCGCGTGGGTGGTGCTGCCGTTCTGGGTGGCGCTCCAGTGGGCCGCGGCGGGGCAGGTCAGCCGGGGGCCCGGGGTGGCGTACCTGGCGCACCTGGTCGGGTTCTCCGTCGGATTCCTCTACGCGTGGGCGCGCTACGGGGGAAAGGGCGGGGTGCGCGGAGCGCTTCTGCGCAAGGGCGGGGGGCGGGAGACGGGAGGGCTAGAGTGA
- a CDS encoding aminotransferase class V-fold PLP-dependent enzyme, with protein sequence MSVSTAAADQSLCTPLPVLGRDVTVPLVTGGEVTYAALDYAASAPALQRVWDDVAAYAPYYGSVHRGAGYLSQLSTDLFENSRVTVAEFLGCRADDQVIFTRSTTDSLNLLAAVLPADCEVFVFETEHHASLLPWRDARVTYLNAPRTPGEAVRTLESALADRDPYGPALVCVTGASNVTGELWPVRELAAAAHAHGARIVLDAAQLAPHHPVDIQDLDVDWVAFSGHKLYAPFGSGVLAGRADWLQASEPYLAGGGASRKVARRADGGVDVEWHDSAARHEAGSPNVIGVYSIASACKALTEAGFDSLVAREQYLIGKVRDGLAAVPEVKVLSLFGDDAPRVGVISFVVDGWNSSHFAAALSAEYGIGVRDGLFCAHPLVRTLLGSDPQSQGECGAPEAAPGEKSLNAIRVSFGAGTPDEHVERFVRAVTELVRDGARWNYRTEDGRCVPAV encoded by the coding sequence ATGTCTGTCTCCACCGCTGCCGCCGACCAGTCGCTTTGTACCCCTCTGCCGGTTCTCGGCCGTGATGTCACCGTTCCGCTCGTCACCGGTGGCGAGGTCACCTACGCGGCCCTCGACTACGCGGCCAGCGCCCCGGCGCTCCAGCGGGTCTGGGACGACGTGGCGGCCTACGCGCCGTACTACGGCAGCGTGCACCGCGGCGCCGGGTACCTGTCGCAGCTGTCGACCGACCTCTTCGAGAACTCCCGCGTGACCGTCGCCGAGTTCCTCGGCTGCCGCGCCGACGACCAGGTGATCTTCACCCGCTCGACCACCGACTCGCTCAACCTGCTCGCCGCCGTGCTCCCCGCCGACTGCGAGGTCTTCGTCTTCGAGACCGAGCACCACGCCTCCCTCCTGCCGTGGCGCGACGCCCGCGTGACCTACCTGAACGCGCCGCGCACGCCCGGTGAGGCCGTCCGGACCCTGGAGAGCGCCCTCGCCGACCGCGACCCCTACGGGCCCGCCCTGGTGTGCGTCACGGGTGCCTCGAACGTCACCGGCGAGCTGTGGCCCGTCCGTGAGCTCGCCGCCGCGGCCCACGCCCACGGCGCCCGTATCGTCCTCGACGCGGCGCAGCTCGCCCCGCACCACCCCGTCGACATCCAGGACCTCGACGTCGACTGGGTCGCCTTCTCCGGGCACAAGCTGTACGCGCCTTTCGGCTCCGGCGTCCTCGCCGGCCGCGCCGACTGGCTCCAGGCCTCCGAGCCGTACCTCGCCGGTGGCGGCGCCTCCCGCAAGGTCGCGCGGCGCGCCGACGGCGGTGTGGACGTCGAGTGGCACGACAGCGCGGCCCGCCACGAGGCCGGTTCGCCGAACGTCATCGGCGTCTACTCCATCGCCTCCGCCTGCAAGGCCCTCACCGAGGCGGGCTTCGACTCGCTCGTCGCCCGTGAGCAGTACCTGATCGGCAAGGTCCGTGACGGCCTCGCCGCCGTACCCGAGGTGAAGGTGCTCTCGCTGTTCGGCGACGACGCCCCGCGCGTCGGTGTCATCTCCTTCGTCGTCGACGGCTGGAACAGCTCGCACTTCGCGGCCGCGCTCTCCGCCGAGTACGGCATCGGGGTGCGCGACGGCCTCTTCTGTGCTCACCCGCTCGTGCGCACCCTGCTGGGCAGCGACCCGCAGTCGCAGGGGGAGTGCGGGGCGCCCGAGGCCGCGCCCGGCGAGAAGTCCCTCAACGCGATCCGCGTCAGCTTCGGCGCCGGCACCCCGGACGAGCACGTCGAGCGCTTCGTCCGCGCCGTCACCGAGCTGGTCCGCGACGGCGCGCGCTGGAACTACCGCACGGAGGACGGGCGTTGCGTCCCCGCGGTGTGA
- the qcrB gene encoding cytochrome bc1 complex cytochrome b subunit, translating to MSTSTTNDASSREKAPAGERVADWADGRLGIYSLAKANMRKIFPDHWSFMLGEICLYSFIIIILTGVYLTLFFHPSMNEVEYHGSYVPLQGQLMSEAFNSTMHISFDVRGGLLIRQIHHWAALIFLAGMFVHMMRVFFTGAFRKPREVNWLFGFLLFVLGMFTGFTGYSLPDDLLSGTGVRFMEGAVLSVPIVGTYLSFFLFGGEFPGGDFVARFYSVHILLLPGIMLGLVVGHLILVFYHKHTQFAGPGKTNKNVVGMPLLPVYMAKAGGFFFLVFGVIAAVAAIASINPIWAIGPYRIDQVSTGAQPDWYMGFSEGLIRFMPGWEINLWGHTLVLGVFIPLIIFPLVLVAIAVYPFIESWVTGDKREHHILDRPRNVPTRTAFGAAWISWYFVLLVGGGNDLWATHFHLSINAITWFVRIGFFVVPVLVFVATKRICLGLQRRDKDKVLHGRESGLIKRLPHGEFIEVHEPLGSDALHTLTAHEQYAPLEIGPTVDENGVERKVSGTQKLRAKLSEGLYGEESQIPKPTVEEYKEITSGHGHH from the coding sequence ATGAGCACTTCGACGACCAACGACGCGTCCTCGCGCGAGAAGGCGCCCGCCGGTGAGCGGGTGGCCGACTGGGCGGACGGCCGGCTCGGGATCTACTCCCTGGCCAAGGCCAACATGCGCAAGATCTTCCCGGACCACTGGTCCTTCATGCTCGGTGAGATCTGCCTCTACAGCTTCATCATCATCATCCTCACGGGTGTGTACCTGACGCTGTTCTTCCACCCGTCGATGAACGAGGTGGAGTACCACGGCAGCTACGTCCCGCTGCAGGGACAGCTGATGTCCGAGGCGTTCAACTCGACCATGCACATCTCCTTCGATGTGCGCGGTGGTCTGCTGATCCGGCAGATCCACCACTGGGCGGCGCTGATCTTCCTCGCCGGCATGTTCGTGCACATGATGCGCGTGTTCTTCACGGGTGCGTTCCGCAAGCCCCGTGAGGTCAACTGGCTGTTCGGCTTCCTGCTGTTCGTCCTCGGCATGTTCACCGGCTTCACCGGTTACTCGCTCCCGGACGACCTGCTCTCCGGCACCGGTGTCCGCTTCATGGAGGGCGCGGTCCTGTCCGTGCCGATCGTCGGCACGTACCTGTCGTTCTTCCTCTTCGGCGGCGAGTTCCCGGGCGGCGACTTCGTCGCGCGGTTCTACTCGGTCCACATCCTGCTGCTGCCGGGCATCATGCTCGGCCTGGTGGTCGGCCACCTGATCCTGGTCTTCTACCACAAGCACACGCAGTTCGCGGGCCCCGGAAAGACGAACAAGAACGTCGTCGGCATGCCGCTGCTGCCGGTCTACATGGCCAAGGCGGGTGGCTTCTTCTTCCTGGTCTTCGGTGTCATCGCGGCCGTCGCCGCGATCGCGTCGATCAACCCGATCTGGGCCATCGGCCCGTACCGGATCGACCAGGTCTCCACCGGCGCCCAGCCCGACTGGTACATGGGCTTCTCCGAAGGCCTGATCCGCTTCATGCCGGGCTGGGAGATCAACCTCTGGGGTCACACGCTCGTCCTGGGTGTGTTCATCCCGCTGATCATCTTCCCGCTGGTCCTGGTGGCCATCGCGGTCTACCCGTTCATCGAGTCCTGGGTCACCGGCGACAAGCGCGAGCACCACATCCTGGACCGCCCGCGCAACGTCCCGACCCGGACCGCGTTCGGTGCCGCCTGGATCAGCTGGTACTTCGTCCTGCTCGTCGGTGGCGGTAACGACCTCTGGGCCACGCACTTCCACCTGTCGATCAACGCGATCACCTGGTTCGTGCGCATCGGGTTCTTCGTCGTGCCCGTGCTGGTCTTCGTCGCCACCAAGCGGATCTGCCTCGGCCTCCAGCGCCGCGACAAGGACAAGGTGCTGCACGGACGCGAGTCCGGCCTCATCAAGCGCCTGCCGCACGGTGAGTTCATCGAGGTCCACGAGCCGCTCGGGTCCGACGCCCTGCACACCCTCACCGCGCACGAGCAGTACGCGCCGCTCGAGATCGGCCCGACGGTCGACGAGAACGGTGTGGAGCGCAAGGTGTCCGGTACGCAGAAGCTGCGGGCCAAGCTCTCCGAGGGCCTGTACGGCGAGGAGAGCCAGATCCCCAAGCCGACTGTCGAGGAGTACAAGGAGATCACCAGCGGCCACGGCCACCACTGA